The following are encoded in a window of Poecile atricapillus isolate bPoeAtr1 chromosome 21, bPoeAtr1.hap1, whole genome shotgun sequence genomic DNA:
- the TEKT1 gene encoding tektin-1 isoform X3, whose translation MARLLQDPSKFHPSEWQRRVGIDLVHDEVEQELVKEAEVLQGIIALLGRTLEQTNEQIRQNRSAKYNLEMDLKDKFTALTIDDYCASLTNDTPHIIYAENAMKLEANFVSPEDWIDFSNINVEKADKQRNNSLALKALIDGILSQTVNDMHKQCEMVNTAFRNRIKEVKDAKHKLETLLAMVMDETASQEKNIAALKKAIADKEGPVKVAQTRLEVRNHRPNVELCYDTVHSSLMSEVQEITKNIQRLKDALAQAEIELKGLSCRQLSLEEEIKVKENTLYIDEVLCMQMRESLCINHY comes from the exons ATGGCCAGACTGTTGCAAGATCCATCTAAATTTCATCCCTCAGAATG GCAGAGGCGAGTTGGGATTGACTTGGTGCATGATGAGGTGGAACAGGAACTGGTGAAGGAAGCTGAAGTGCTCCAGGGGATTATTGCTTTACTTGGACGTACCTTGGAACAAACAAATGAGCAAATCAG aCAAAACCGTTCAGCAAAATACAACCTGGAAATGGATCTGAAGGACAAATTCACAGCTTTGACGATTGATGATTACTGTGCTAGCTTGACAAATGACACTCCTCATATTATATATGCTGAGAATGCAATGAAACTAGAAGCAAA ttttgttaGCCCTGAGGACTGGATAGATTTCTCAAACATAAACGTTGAAAAGGCTGACAAGCAGCGAAACAATTCTTTGGCACTGAAGGCGCTTATTGATGGCATCCTCTCGCAGACAGTAAATGACATGCACAAGCAATGTGAGATGGTTAATACTGCTTTTAGAAATAGGATAAAGGAAGTCAAGGATGCCAAGCACAAGCTAGAGACACTTCTTGCAATG GTAATGGATGAGACTGCCTCGCAGGAGAAGAACATTGCAGCCTTAAAGAAGGCAATTGCTGATAAGGAAGGACCTGTGAAAGTGGCTCAAACCCGCTTGGAAGTGAGAAACCATCGTCCCAATGTGGAACTGTGCTATGACACAGTTCACAGCAGCCTGATGAGTGAAGTTCAAGAGATTACCAAAAATATTCAAAG ATTAAAGGatgcactggcacaggctgagATAGAGCTGAAAGGCCTGAGCTGCCGACAGCTTTCCTTGGAGGAAGAGATCAAGGTCAAGGAGAATACACTGTACATTGATGAAGTGCTGTGCATGCAAATGAGagagtctctttgcataaaCCATTACTGA
- the TEKT1 gene encoding tektin-1 isoform X2, which produces MARLLQDPSKFHPSEWYIANNMQRASTESQKSRSECMIAESWRLVDEIEKTTQKTQSDVNKKLEQRREEIKFWKQELDTKLEQIVHETEILLTFKNRLERALEGCKEPLVIAQKCLLYRQNRSAKYNLEMDLKDKFTALTIDDYCASLTNDTPHIIYAENAMKLEANFVSPEDWIDFSNINVEKADKQRNNSLALKALIDGILSQTVNDMHKQCEMVNTAFRNRIKEVKDAKHKLETLLAMVMDETASQEKNIAALKKAIADKEGPVKVAQTRLEVRNHRPNVELCYDTVHSSLMSEVQEITKNIQRLKDALAQAEIELKGLSCRQLSLEEEIKVKENTLYIDEVLCMQMRESLCINHY; this is translated from the exons ATGGCCAGACTGTTGCAAGATCCATCTAAATTTCATCCCTCAGAATGGTACATTGCAAACAATATGCAGCGTGCTAGTACAGAGTCCCAGAAATCCAGGTCAGAATGCATGATAGCTGAGAGCTGGAGGCTGGtggatgaaatagaaaaaacaactcaaaaaacccaaagtgaCGTCAACAAGAAATTAG AGCAGAGAcgggaagaaataaaattctggaAGCAAGAATTAGATACCAAGCTGGAACAAATTGTTCATGAGACAGAGATACTGTTGACTTTCAAGAACAGGCTGGAGAGAGCTTTGGAGGGCTGCAAAGAGCCACTTGTAATTGCCCAAAAGTGTCTCTTGTACAG aCAAAACCGTTCAGCAAAATACAACCTGGAAATGGATCTGAAGGACAAATTCACAGCTTTGACGATTGATGATTACTGTGCTAGCTTGACAAATGACACTCCTCATATTATATATGCTGAGAATGCAATGAAACTAGAAGCAAA ttttgttaGCCCTGAGGACTGGATAGATTTCTCAAACATAAACGTTGAAAAGGCTGACAAGCAGCGAAACAATTCTTTGGCACTGAAGGCGCTTATTGATGGCATCCTCTCGCAGACAGTAAATGACATGCACAAGCAATGTGAGATGGTTAATACTGCTTTTAGAAATAGGATAAAGGAAGTCAAGGATGCCAAGCACAAGCTAGAGACACTTCTTGCAATG GTAATGGATGAGACTGCCTCGCAGGAGAAGAACATTGCAGCCTTAAAGAAGGCAATTGCTGATAAGGAAGGACCTGTGAAAGTGGCTCAAACCCGCTTGGAAGTGAGAAACCATCGTCCCAATGTGGAACTGTGCTATGACACAGTTCACAGCAGCCTGATGAGTGAAGTTCAAGAGATTACCAAAAATATTCAAAG ATTAAAGGatgcactggcacaggctgagATAGAGCTGAAAGGCCTGAGCTGCCGACAGCTTTCCTTGGAGGAAGAGATCAAGGTCAAGGAGAATACACTGTACATTGATGAAGTGCTGTGCATGCAAATGAGagagtctctttgcataaaCCATTACTGA
- the FBXO39 gene encoding F-box only protein 39 — protein MEDDSEPEQRSWAYLPDVCLRHVFHWLDDRDRSRAALVCKKWSCAMHSGSLWRCRTITFYGQPSRARTLEFQSALWYTKKFGKYLKHLEIKLSNPYNTPFIKKFQVIMRGLLSHLGKCNSHLVSLSIKYLELDCLIWKNVVRAQFIKNLAAFLKRMSHQLDYLNLKGARITLEEGCELLNSLSSLTNRSFISEINIEDFFSLHLSVYSSALFHQTMSKFHRLTTLTFNYNCMSDELLDILREHSSHSLCTLNIKCHIHDPHGQVVSGMSWANLAKRAPKLNVNFFFERVMKHDHLARILLVEIPVRSISIRSCYFSDPDWTMRPTLTNLLPAYWHGLQKLTLELNNDRELLDSELLHLILSCKRLLFLKVWAFLSISFMERLLQNRAERKCILTTIKVRIYTVQDDSTEEERLLADIYRKFKYLIDSELNYFVITYPMV, from the exons ATGGAAGATGACAGTGAACCTGAACAAAGGTCCTGGGCCTATCTACCTGATGTCTGTCTGAGGCATGTCTTCCATTGGTTAGATGACAGAGACAGATCTCGGGCTGCCTTGGTCTGTAAAAAATGGAGTTGTGCCATGCACTCTGGATCTCTCTGGAGATGCAGAACCATCACGTTCTATGGCCAGCCATCAAGGGCACGCACACTGGAGTTTCAAAGTGCACTGTGGTATACCAAGAAATTTGGCAAGTATTTGAAGCACCTTGAGATCAAGTTATCAAATCCTTACAATACCCCCTTTATCAAAAAATTTCAAGTGATTATGAGAGGTCTTCTTTCACACCTGGGAAAGTGTAATAGTCACCTAGTATCCCTGAGCATCAAGTACCTAGAGTTAGACTGCTTGATCTGGAAAAATGTAGTTAGGGCTCAGTTTATCAAGAACTTAGCTGCCTTCCTGAAAAGAATGAGCCATCAACTTGATTATCTTAATTTAAAAGGAGCAAGAATAACTTTGGAAGAAGGCTGTGAGCTTCTGAATTCTCTGAGCAGCTTGACTAATAGAAGCTTTATATCTGAAATCAATATTGAGGATTTCTTCAGTCTCCACCTTTCTGTTTACAGCAGTGCCTTGTTCCACCAAACTATGTCAAAGTTCCACAGGCTAACCACCCTGACTTTCAATTATAACTGCATGTCTGATGAACTGCTGGACATCCTGCGGGAGCACAGCTCTCATTCACTATGCACCTTGAATATCAAGTGTCATATCCATGACCCTCATGGGCAAGTGGTCTCAGGAATGTCCTGGGCAAACTTGGCCAAGAGAGCCCCAAAACTGAATGTGAACTTCTTCTTTGAAAGAGTAATGAAGCATGATCACCTAGCTAGGATCCTACTCGTGGAGATCCCAGTTAGGAGCATCAGCATACGGAGCTGCTATTTTAGTGACCCAGACTGGACAATGAGACCTACCCTCACCAACCTTCTCCCAGCTTACTGGCATGGTCTGCAG aaattaaCACTTGAATTGAACAATGACCGTGAGTTGCTGGACAGTGAGCTGCTACATCTTATCTTATCATGCAAGAGGTTGTTATTTCTGAAAGTCTGGGCATTTCTAAGCATCAGCTTTATGGAGAGGCTGCTACAAAACCGTGCAGAAAGGAAATGCATTTTGACTACCATAAAG GTCAGAATTTATACTGTCCAAGACGACAGCACTGAGGAGGAGAGGCTGTTAGCTGATATTTACAGGAAATTCAAGTACCTGATTGACTCAGAACTTAATTATTTTGTCATCACCTACCCAATGGTGTAA
- the LOC131586907 gene encoding uncharacterized protein LOC131586907: MVIVLGLVIMIHRKFIERLKFLSGMFGLWFLRPTLPPSPNSTFWEFISNCTQFVRGRPEDEAFQPFLSFFSFESVMSLFENIQFPLNVKDTTFLVVQLLSFLYTVCSFSRVRAEISRGANETPVPEVDSGVRNPEWCREWERIGQTLKEFSDPPAWEFSLEQIQNPDEVRKYLEENCCDDSKKKNIIAISWALAYAYHTVLDTIGQADKSAATPVTQAAAKLAAKPDSEPKPAAKPDSEPKPVAKPNSEPKPAAKPDSEPKPVAKPDSKPKPVSVAPTTRGMKFKTKTDRPVDDDNGDAGEGPSRPATDQKSEGTGEPFSLKDLRGLRKDYT; this comes from the coding sequence atggttattgtgctgggcttggtgataatGATTCATAGGAAGTTCATAGAAcgactgaagtttctgtcaggtatgtttggcttatggtttcttcgcccgaccctgcctcccagtcccaatagcacattttgggagtttattagtaattgtacccagtttgttagaggaagaccagaggatgaggcttttcagccttttctttccttcttctcctttgaatctgttatgtccctctttgagaatatccagtttcccctgaatgttaaggataccactttcctagtagttcagctgttaagcttcctctatacggTCTGCAgcttctctagagtgagggctgagatatccagaggagccaacgagacccctgtcccagaagtagactcaggtgtgagaaatcctgagtggtgtagagaatgggagagaattggccaaactctgaaggaattttctgatcccccagcctgggaattttcacttgaacaaattcagaacccagatgaagtaaggaaatatctggaagagaattgctgtgatgattctaagaagaaaaatatcattgcaataagctgggccctagcgtatgcttatcACACGGTGCTAGATACTatagggcaggcagataaatcagcagctaccccagtcactcaggctgcagccaagctagcagccaaaccagacagtgagcctaagccagcagccaaaccagacagtgagcctaagccagtggccaaaccaaacagtgagcctaagccagcagccaaaccagacagtgagcctaagccagtggccaaaccagacagtaagcctaagccagtgtctgttgctcctaccacgagaggtatgaaattcaaaaccaaaaccgatcggccagtagatgatgataatggcgatgcgggggaaggaccctcaagaccagcaactgatcaaaaatcagaaggcactggtgaacctttctccctgaaagaccttcgtggcctgagaaaagattacacttga
- the PIMREG gene encoding protein PIMREG, with the protein MSSVLQNVKATVVWRKHQLLTDLSENESPMPDKFKRRAFLSSLNTIRMSLRKRAPLKRVELHFHKTPTRGSPEPRQRCQTLQTIKAKYAFGTVSQKIQKSCQSPVRSVVTFPAESISRSCVTSSTTKRSATPQTPCYKSVTPATSSKGTPSSGKRALLGSTRASEHREWRDFSSWLGKNAVSLRRSRRAAALKSPYSSPAPSSRKIEFDCKLELVSSGICHLKRISQAFDDAIVKEESDMTVSLIHN; encoded by the exons ATGTCATCTGTGCTCCAGAATGTCAAAGCAACAGTGGTGTGGCGGAAACATCAGCTCCTAACTGACCTTAGTGAGAATGAGAGCCCTATGCCTGACAAATTCAAGAGAAGGGCCTTTCTGAGTTCTCTCAATACCATTCGCATGTCTTTAAGAAAACGGGCACCATTAAAGCGAGTAGAGCTGCATTTTCATAAAACCCCAACTAGGGGAAGTCCAGAACCAAGACAGAGGTGCCAAACTCTTCAGACAATCAAagcaaaatatgcttttggaaCAGTGTCCCAG aaaatacagaagtCTTGCCAAAGCCCAGTACGCTCAGTGGTGACCTTTCCAGCTGAATCCATCAGCAGAAGCTGTGTGACCAGTTCTACCACAAAAAGAAGTGCTACACCTCAAACACCTTGCTATAAGAGCGTTACTCCAGCAACCAGTTCTAAAGGCACTCCAAGTTCTGGCAAAAGGGCCTTGCTTGGATCAACAAGGGCATCAGAACATAGAGAATGGAGGGATTTCTCATCCTGGCTTGGTAAAAATGCTGTCTCTCTCCGGAGATccagaagagcagcagcactaaAGAGCCCTTATTCATCAcctgctccttccagcagaAAGAT AGAGTTTGACTGCAAGTTGGAACTGGTCTCTTCAGGGATTTGCCACTTGAAGCGTATCTCCCAAGCATTTGATGATGCCATTGTGAAAGAGGAGAG TGATATGACAGTTTCTCTCATTCATAACTGA
- the TEKT1 gene encoding tektin-1 isoform X1 yields MARLLQDPSKFHPSEWYIANNMQRASTESQKSRSECMIAESWRLVDEIEKTTQKTQSDVNKKLEQRREEIKFWKQELDTKLEQIVHETEILLTFKNRLERALEGCKEPLVIAQKCLLYRQRRVGIDLVHDEVEQELVKEAEVLQGIIALLGRTLEQTNEQIRQNRSAKYNLEMDLKDKFTALTIDDYCASLTNDTPHIIYAENAMKLEANFVSPEDWIDFSNINVEKADKQRNNSLALKALIDGILSQTVNDMHKQCEMVNTAFRNRIKEVKDAKHKLETLLAMVMDETASQEKNIAALKKAIADKEGPVKVAQTRLEVRNHRPNVELCYDTVHSSLMSEVQEITKNIQRLKDALAQAEIELKGLSCRQLSLEEEIKVKENTLYIDEVLCMQMRESLCINHY; encoded by the exons ATGGCCAGACTGTTGCAAGATCCATCTAAATTTCATCCCTCAGAATGGTACATTGCAAACAATATGCAGCGTGCTAGTACAGAGTCCCAGAAATCCAGGTCAGAATGCATGATAGCTGAGAGCTGGAGGCTGGtggatgaaatagaaaaaacaactcaaaaaacccaaagtgaCGTCAACAAGAAATTAG AGCAGAGAcgggaagaaataaaattctggaAGCAAGAATTAGATACCAAGCTGGAACAAATTGTTCATGAGACAGAGATACTGTTGACTTTCAAGAACAGGCTGGAGAGAGCTTTGGAGGGCTGCAAAGAGCCACTTGTAATTGCCCAAAAGTGTCTCTTGTACAG GCAGAGGCGAGTTGGGATTGACTTGGTGCATGATGAGGTGGAACAGGAACTGGTGAAGGAAGCTGAAGTGCTCCAGGGGATTATTGCTTTACTTGGACGTACCTTGGAACAAACAAATGAGCAAATCAG aCAAAACCGTTCAGCAAAATACAACCTGGAAATGGATCTGAAGGACAAATTCACAGCTTTGACGATTGATGATTACTGTGCTAGCTTGACAAATGACACTCCTCATATTATATATGCTGAGAATGCAATGAAACTAGAAGCAAA ttttgttaGCCCTGAGGACTGGATAGATTTCTCAAACATAAACGTTGAAAAGGCTGACAAGCAGCGAAACAATTCTTTGGCACTGAAGGCGCTTATTGATGGCATCCTCTCGCAGACAGTAAATGACATGCACAAGCAATGTGAGATGGTTAATACTGCTTTTAGAAATAGGATAAAGGAAGTCAAGGATGCCAAGCACAAGCTAGAGACACTTCTTGCAATG GTAATGGATGAGACTGCCTCGCAGGAGAAGAACATTGCAGCCTTAAAGAAGGCAATTGCTGATAAGGAAGGACCTGTGAAAGTGGCTCAAACCCGCTTGGAAGTGAGAAACCATCGTCCCAATGTGGAACTGTGCTATGACACAGTTCACAGCAGCCTGATGAGTGAAGTTCAAGAGATTACCAAAAATATTCAAAG ATTAAAGGatgcactggcacaggctgagATAGAGCTGAAAGGCCTGAGCTGCCGACAGCTTTCCTTGGAGGAAGAGATCAAGGTCAAGGAGAATACACTGTACATTGATGAAGTGCTGTGCATGCAAATGAGagagtctctttgcataaaCCATTACTGA